The DNA region CACGCTGAACTTCCGGCTCACCGCACGCGACAACCTCGACCAGCTGGCGCACGTCGTCAGCCGCGATATCACGGTCGACGTCGTCGACACGGGCGCCGCATTCGAGGTCGTCGCTCCCCGGAAAAGCGCAACGCTCAGCCGCGGCAAGGCGATCGCCGTGAAATGGCGCGTCGCCGGCACCGACAAGCCCCCGCTTTCCTGCACGAGTGTGGACGTCAGGCTATCCGTGGACGGCGGCGAAAGCTGGCTCGAAGAGAACCTGCTCACCCGTGTGAGGAACAACGGAACGGCGCGCTTCACCATCCCCGGGACCGTCGCGCCAACGATGCGCGGTCGACTGTCGGTTGCCTGTAGCGACACGAGCACGCCCTTCTTCGCCCTGTCGCCCGGCGACTTCCGTATCCGTTGATCGACGCCGTTCAGAGGCCGAGCGAAATTTCCTCGGCCTCGACGCCCGCCATGTGGATGTGATTCACGAACAGCGAGAACGCCAGCTTCCCCGCCAGCCCATGCACGTGCTGCATCCACGGCGGGAGATAGCGCGGGGCCGCGATATCGCCGCTCGCGAAGTGCGCTTCGAGGCTCATGACGTCGTGCAGTGCCAGTTTGCCGGCGAAGAGGTTGCGCAGCAGGTCGAGACGGCGCTGCCGCAACGCCCAGCGAAAAAAGGTGTGCACCGCGAGCAGCCCGGTCAGGTAGACGTTGTCCTTCGCAAACGCCGAGCCGCCGCTGAGCGGCACGCCACGAAAGACTCGCTGCGCCGAGTGGAAACTGTCGGCGACGTTCTGCCCGCACTCACGGAAGTACCGGAACACCTCGACGAAATCGGCACCGTTCAGGGCCATGTCGATCGCCAGGATGCGCAGGCTGATTCGCTTCAGCCGCGAGATATCGATGGCGCCGGACATCAGCTCGGCGAACACCGCCAGGCCCTCCTGCGTCGCGGTGACACGTGGCGACGTGCGCGCCAGCGATGCCAGGACCGGCTGCTCGCGACCATTCAACGCGGTGAGCGAATGGACGAAGGCCTCATGGGCCAGCAACTGGTGACGATCGTATTCGGTAAAACGGATACCACCGCGCAGACGGATGCGGGTCGCGCCGGCCGCCGCCTTCGCGGTCAGCTCCGGATCCACCTCGACGGAGATGGTGCCTGGCGAGAAGAACGCGTCCAGCTGGGAGGCCATGTCGCGGCGCAGCTCTTCCGCGGGGATGTTGCCGGTGGCGTCTTCGGTTTCAAGGTCCGCGCCCAGTTCGTCCGCCAGGTCCACGAAATAGCGGGCGGCATCCAGGTTGCTGCGGTTACTGCCCGGTATGGCATCGCCGGGGCGACCGTAAAGCGCGACGGATGCCTGCGTGACGCCGTCGGTGCCGGCGGACTCGAGCATCTGCGTGGCGATCCGCCACGACTCGGCCGTGCGCCGCAGGTAGTCGGCGATCGGATGATCCTCGGACGCTTCGGCCTCGATCGCCTCCAGCTCGGCGCGCGTGTCGCCCAGTCGCGGCGGGTGGTAGGCGATGGTCGGGATCGAGAGCCGTCCGGCGCCAAACTCCGCGATCAGGCGTTCTTCGACCGAGGCGGGCCAGGAGACCGTGGGCAGGATACGGATGGCGCGGACGGCAGCGAGCAGGCGCTGGTCGAGCATCGCGTACCGCCGCATCTCGGCAGAGAGGTCAGACGGGGCGGCGTAGGCGTGCATGGGGGGCGAGTTTAGCGCGAGGAGATGTATTTCTCCCGGCGAATATGCTGGACGGGCAGACCATGGTCTTTCAGTGCCGAAAACGCGGCATCGACCATGTTGGGATTGCCGCAGAGGTAGGCGATATCCCCCTCGGCGCTGGGCTCCAGCTCCGCCAGCATGTCCTGAACGTAACCCAGGCGGTCGTGCGGACGCGGGCTGGGACGGGCGCCGCGGGACAGGCAGGCGTGAAAGGTGAAGCCCTCATGTTTGCGCGCGAAGGCCTCGAACTCCTCGCCGTAGAGCAGTTCACCCTCGTTGCGGGCGCCGTAAAGCAGCACGAAACGGCAGCCGCGACTGGCGATCAGGGCCTCGATCTGCGGCAGCATGGCCCGGTACGGGGTCACGCCGGTGCCCGTGGCGATCAGGATATAACGCGCGTTCCGGTCGCCGTCCATCAGGCAGAAGCGGCCGTAAGGGCCGCTGGCGTCCACGGTCTGGCCGTGTTCCAGGTCGCCCAGCAGCTTCGTCGCCGCCCCGCCCTCGACATAGCTCACGGCGATCTCGATCCGCTGGACCGGGCTGCTGCCGTCACCCACGCTGCCGACCGAGTAGCTGCGCTTGGTCGCCTTGCCGTCGTCGTAGTGGAAGTGGACCTGCAGGAACTGGCCCGGGACAAAGGCCAGCGGCTGACCGTCCACCCGCTCGAACGACAGGTGCCGGACCGAGGGGGCAAGCATGAAGCTGTCGGTCAGACGGAGCTCGAATTGTTCGGCCATGGAAAGTCTCTGTTGACGCCAGGGAACGAGGGGACCCGGCAAAGCCCGGTATAATAGGCGGCTTGTCATCCCGGCGCAGCCCATGACCATCCCCGCTCTGCACGTCACGAATCTCCGGAAAACCTACGGCAACGGCGTGGAGGCCCTCAAGGGCATCTCCCTGACCGTCCAGCCGGGGGATTTCTTCGCCCTGCTCGGCCCCAACGGCGCCGGCAAATCCACCCTCATCGGCATCCTGTCTTCCCTGGTCAACTCGACCTCGGGCGACGCCGAGATCTTCGGGGTATCGATCCACAAGCACCGCAGCGACGCGATGCGCCTGATCGGCCTGGTTCCCCAGGAGATCAACTTCAACCAGTTCGAGAAGCCCTTCGACATCTGCGTGAATCAGGCCGGTTTCTATGGCGTCGGCCGGGCGGAAGCCCGGGTCCGCGCCGAGAAGTACCTGAAGGAGCTGCGCCTGTGGGACAAGGCGCACCTGCAGGCGCGTACCCTGTCCGGCGGCATGAAGCGCCGCCTCATGATCGCCCGCGCGATGATGAACGAGCCCAAGCTGC from Luteibacter mycovicinus includes:
- a CDS encoding flavohemoglobin expression-modulating QEGLA motif protein, giving the protein MLDQRLLAAVRAIRILPTVSWPASVEERLIAEFGAGRLSIPTIAYHPPRLGDTRAELEAIEAEASEDHPIADYLRRTAESWRIATQMLESAGTDGVTQASVALYGRPGDAIPGSNRSNLDAARYFVDLADELGADLETEDATGNIPAEELRRDMASQLDAFFSPGTISVEVDPELTAKAAAGATRIRLRGGIRFTEYDRHQLLAHEAFVHSLTALNGREQPVLASLARTSPRVTATQEGLAVFAELMSGAIDISRLKRISLRILAIDMALNGADFVEVFRYFRECGQNVADSFHSAQRVFRGVPLSGGSAFAKDNVYLTGLLAVHTFFRWALRQRRLDLLRNLFAGKLALHDVMSLEAHFASGDIAAPRYLPPWMQHVHGLAGKLAFSLFVNHIHMAGVEAEEISLGL
- a CDS encoding FAD-binding oxidoreductase, which translates into the protein MAEQFELRLTDSFMLAPSVRHLSFERVDGQPLAFVPGQFLQVHFHYDDGKATKRSYSVGSVGDGSSPVQRIEIAVSYVEGGAATKLLGDLEHGQTVDASGPYGRFCLMDGDRNARYILIATGTGVTPYRAMLPQIEALIASRGCRFVLLYGARNEGELLYGEEFEAFARKHEGFTFHACLSRGARPSPRPHDRLGYVQDMLAELEPSAEGDIAYLCGNPNMVDAAFSALKDHGLPVQHIRREKYISSR
- a CDS encoding ABC transporter ATP-binding protein, whose product is MTIPALHVTNLRKTYGNGVEALKGISLTVQPGDFFALLGPNGAGKSTLIGILSSLVNSTSGDAEIFGVSIHKHRSDAMRLIGLVPQEINFNQFEKPFDICVNQAGFYGVGRAEARVRAEKYLKELRLWDKAHLQARTLSGGMKRRLMIARAMMNEPKLLILDEPTAGVDIEIRRSMWQFVSGINEAGTTVILTTHYLEEAEQLCRNIAIIDQGRIVQNTSMKSLLATLDVETFVLDVASVPASLPTPAGVVLRALDDHTIEAEMSRSHDLNSLFATLSGHGVTVTSMRNKSNRLEELFVRLVEHGRENAA